In one Trichosurus vulpecula isolate mTriVul1 chromosome 8, mTriVul1.pri, whole genome shotgun sequence genomic region, the following are encoded:
- the SERF2 gene encoding small EDRK-rich factor 2, which translates to MTRGNQRELARQKNMKKQSDSGKGKRRDDGLSAAARKQRDSEIMQQKQKKANEKKEEPK; encoded by the exons ATGACCC GCGGTAACCAGCGTGAGCTTGCCCgccagaagaacatgaaaaagcaAAGCGATTCAGGCAAGGGAAAACGCCGGGATGACGGGCTCTCTGCAGCTGCCCGAAAGCAGAG GGACTCGGAGATCATgcaacagaagcagaaaaaagccaatgagaagaaggaagagccCAAGTAA